Proteins from one Natrinema salinisoli genomic window:
- a CDS encoding glycoside hydrolase family 15 protein has product MTVSEYNPIESYGIVGNLETAALVGRDGSVDWFPFPHLESPTILAGILDPDRGGRFRIGPAASIDGTQRYVGKTNVLETTFETPAWTATVTDFLPPAERVDHPKKILYRKVACSDGSADLEIEYEPRFDYGRADATFAWTETGLRAEGREERTVLETPVDLEVDGDRATGEFRLEAGGSVWFALRCTGAEDANSEPAEALSDTVQFWTDWAHTCDGADDCVFAGPWHDLAVRSGLVLKLLTHAEVGTIAAAPTASLPEDIGGVRNWDYRYNWLRDAGFTVQALMNLGHVSEAVDYFDWFMDRCRTDDPAQLQPLYGLHGDTDLEERELDHLAGYRDSRPVRIGNGAAEQTQLDIYGELLLAVDEMLEHGRTLDDGEWDTIRGIVEYVRDVWDEPDAGIWEVRDGPKQFVYSKVMCWVALDRGIAIAVDRDRDAPLESWRDTRRTIKADVLENGYDEDVGAFVQAYGTDALDATGLLLPVVGFLPFDDERIRGTIEATEETLVEDDVLVERYDGDDGLPGEEGAFVLCSCWLVDALALSGRADEARERFEALLENVNPLGLVAEELEADTGAHLGNFPQAFSHVGIINSSLYVGYATGHESAGPAPMGIRLGDPVGLDDR; this is encoded by the coding sequence ATGACTGTCTCCGAGTACAACCCGATCGAGTCCTACGGCATCGTCGGCAACCTCGAGACGGCGGCGCTGGTCGGGCGGGACGGATCGGTCGACTGGTTCCCGTTCCCTCACCTGGAGTCGCCCACGATCCTCGCCGGCATCCTCGATCCGGACCGCGGCGGTCGGTTTCGTATCGGACCGGCGGCGTCGATCGACGGGACACAGCGGTACGTCGGGAAGACGAACGTGCTCGAGACGACGTTCGAAACCCCGGCGTGGACGGCGACGGTGACGGACTTTTTACCGCCCGCCGAGCGGGTCGATCATCCGAAGAAGATCCTCTACCGCAAGGTCGCCTGCTCGGACGGCTCGGCCGACCTCGAGATCGAGTACGAACCGCGGTTCGATTACGGGCGGGCGGACGCGACGTTCGCGTGGACGGAGACGGGACTCCGCGCGGAGGGCCGCGAGGAACGGACGGTACTCGAAACTCCCGTCGACCTCGAGGTCGACGGTGATCGCGCGACGGGCGAATTCCGCCTCGAGGCGGGCGGCTCCGTCTGGTTCGCACTTCGATGTACGGGTGCGGAAGACGCGAACTCCGAACCGGCGGAGGCTCTGTCGGACACGGTCCAGTTCTGGACGGACTGGGCTCACACCTGTGACGGAGCCGACGACTGCGTCTTCGCCGGTCCGTGGCACGACCTCGCGGTCCGATCGGGTCTCGTCCTCAAGTTGCTCACCCACGCCGAGGTGGGCACGATCGCCGCCGCCCCGACCGCGTCGCTCCCCGAAGACATCGGCGGCGTCCGAAACTGGGATTACCGCTACAACTGGCTGCGCGATGCCGGGTTCACCGTCCAGGCCCTGATGAATCTCGGCCACGTCTCGGAGGCGGTCGACTACTTCGACTGGTTCATGGACCGCTGTCGGACCGACGACCCCGCCCAACTCCAGCCCCTCTACGGCCTTCACGGCGACACGGACCTCGAGGAACGGGAGCTCGACCACCTCGCGGGCTACCGGGACTCCCGACCGGTCCGGATCGGTAACGGCGCGGCCGAGCAGACCCAACTCGACATCTACGGCGAGCTCCTGCTCGCGGTCGACGAGATGCTGGAGCACGGCCGGACCCTGGACGACGGGGAGTGGGACACGATCCGCGGTATCGTCGAGTACGTCCGCGACGTGTGGGACGAACCCGACGCTGGCATCTGGGAGGTCAGGGACGGCCCGAAACAGTTCGTCTACTCGAAAGTGATGTGCTGGGTCGCCCTCGACCGAGGGATCGCGATCGCGGTCGACCGCGACCGCGACGCGCCGCTCGAGTCGTGGCGGGACACTCGTCGAACGATCAAAGCCGACGTTCTCGAGAACGGCTACGACGAGGACGTCGGCGCGTTCGTCCAGGCCTACGGAACGGACGCGCTCGACGCGACGGGGCTGTTGCTTCCCGTCGTCGGCTTCCTCCCGTTCGACGACGAACGGATTCGCGGGACGATCGAAGCGACCGAGGAGACGCTCGTCGAAGACGACGTGCTCGTCGAGCGGTACGACGGCGACGACGGCCTTCCGGGTGAGGAAGGAGCGTTCGTGCTCTGCTCGTGCTGGCTGGTCGACGCGCTCGCGCTCTCGGGCCGCGCCGACGAGGCCCGCGAGCGCTTCGAGGCGCTCCTCGAGAACGTAAATCCACTCGGACTCGTCGCCGAAGAGCTGGAGGCGGACACCGGCGCGCATCTCGGTAATTTCCCGCAGGCGTTCAGCCACGTCGGGATCATCAACAGTTCGTTGTACGTCGGATACGCGACCGGTCACGAGTCGGCCGGGCCGGCGCCCATGGGGATCCGCCTCGGCGATCCGGTCGGTCTGGACGATCGGTGA
- a CDS encoding NAD(P)/FAD-dependent oxidoreductase produces MSDQGSRTRDETEADHRYEVVVVGGGPAGLTTALYAARLGHETAVFDRGGGRAAMMQDTHNVIGVPESVSGNEFLSTAVEQIESYGADYRREFVTDVERVDDGFALETTDGSAVADNVVLATGFSDERPEPPLPRTGRGLHYCLHCDAYMFIDEPVYVMGHGESAAHVAMIMLNFTDDVDLLLRGDEPTWSDETERLLEGHPVDIVHEDVTGVRNGDDGWLEALEFEDGTVRDYTGGFAMYGSEYNNGVATSLGAELTDDGTVAVDDHGRTSVDGLYAVGDLTPGHNQVSVAMGQGAKAGIAIHKERREFPKSLAELEAEGAVAASDVPAMPDGLRSQASGHSSAEGD; encoded by the coding sequence ATGAGTGACCAAGGAAGCAGGACCCGCGACGAAACGGAAGCCGATCACCGGTACGAGGTCGTCGTCGTCGGCGGCGGCCCGGCCGGGCTGACGACCGCACTGTACGCGGCGCGACTCGGCCACGAGACCGCCGTCTTCGACCGCGGCGGCGGCCGAGCCGCGATGATGCAGGACACCCACAACGTCATCGGCGTTCCCGAATCGGTGTCGGGCAACGAATTCCTCTCGACGGCCGTCGAGCAGATCGAGTCCTACGGCGCCGACTACCGCCGAGAGTTCGTGACGGACGTCGAGCGCGTCGACGACGGGTTCGCGCTCGAGACGACGGACGGCTCCGCCGTCGCGGACAACGTCGTCCTCGCGACCGGCTTTTCGGACGAACGTCCCGAACCGCCGCTGCCTCGAACCGGGCGCGGACTCCACTACTGTCTCCACTGCGACGCCTACATGTTCATCGACGAGCCGGTGTACGTGATGGGCCACGGCGAGAGCGCGGCCCACGTCGCGATGATCATGCTCAACTTCACCGACGATGTCGACCTGCTGCTCCGCGGCGACGAGCCGACCTGGAGCGACGAGACGGAACGGCTGCTCGAGGGCCACCCCGTCGACATCGTTCACGAGGACGTCACCGGCGTCCGAAACGGCGACGACGGCTGGCTCGAGGCCCTGGAGTTCGAAGACGGAACGGTTCGCGACTATACCGGCGGCTTCGCGATGTACGGGAGCGAGTACAACAACGGAGTCGCGACGTCCCTCGGCGCGGAGCTGACGGACGACGGCACGGTCGCCGTCGACGATCACGGCCGAACCTCGGTCGACGGGCTGTACGCGGTCGGCGATCTGACGCCGGGCCACAATCAGGTCTCCGTCGCGATGGGACAGGGCGCGAAGGCGGGGATCGCGATCCACAAGGAACGCCGGGAGTTCCCGAAGTCCCTCGCGGAACTCGAGGCCGAGGGAGCCGTCGCTGCGAGCGACGTTCCCGCGATGCCCGACGGGCTTCGCAGTCAGGCGAGCGGGCACTCGTCGGCGGAAGGCGACTGA
- a CDS encoding sulfatase, which produces MSSPTVPSVPSIRDSDAAYSLRTARGTGAAGSRSDGTRPSNVLFVVLDTVRADHLGPYGYERETTPELSAFADEATVFDSAVAPAPWTLPVHASLFTGLYPSQHGADQESPYLEDATTLASVLSAAGYDTACYSSNAWITPYTNLTDGFDEHDSFFEVLPRDVLSGPLASAWQALNDNDYLREMAAKIVRFGAMAHERLASGEGADTKTPSVIDRTRSFIDDSESDRGWFAFVNLMDAHLPYYPPAEYRETFVPGVDPDDVCQNSKVYNAGVRDVDGDEWDDIRGLYDAEIAHMDAELGRLLDWLRATGQWEDTTVVVCADHGELHGEHGLYGHEFALYDELINVPLLVKHPDLEAGRRDDLVELLDLYHTTLDALAVDPDAVVGATAGDGPVPRDPTRSLLSSEYRTFDDVRDPDPGQRAVLEGDGDADYAFVEYAQPVIELHHLERTASEAGVTLPADHRAYSRLRAARSTDGKYVRADLVPDEGFRLDTDPDEQSPVDPADDPVVAATERALARFEDAVGGAWTEPSETDTDDVDAVADADDATRDRLRELGYLE; this is translated from the coding sequence ATGTCCTCCCCGACCGTCCCGTCAGTGCCGTCCATTCGCGACAGCGACGCCGCGTATTCGCTGCGGACTGCTCGAGGGACCGGAGCCGCCGGCTCGAGGAGCGACGGGACGCGCCCGTCGAACGTTCTCTTCGTCGTGCTGGATACGGTCCGGGCGGACCACCTCGGTCCCTACGGGTACGAACGGGAGACGACGCCCGAACTCTCGGCCTTCGCCGACGAAGCGACCGTCTTCGATTCGGCGGTCGCGCCCGCGCCCTGGACCCTGCCGGTTCACGCCTCGTTGTTCACCGGTCTCTATCCGAGCCAGCACGGGGCCGACCAGGAGAGTCCGTACCTCGAGGACGCGACGACCCTCGCGTCGGTCCTGTCGGCCGCCGGCTACGACACGGCGTGTTACTCCTCGAACGCCTGGATCACACCCTACACCAACCTCACCGACGGGTTCGACGAGCACGATTCGTTCTTCGAAGTGCTTCCTCGAGACGTGCTCTCCGGACCGCTGGCCAGCGCGTGGCAGGCGCTCAACGACAACGACTACCTCCGGGAAATGGCGGCGAAGATCGTCAGATTCGGGGCGATGGCCCACGAGCGACTGGCCAGCGGCGAGGGGGCGGACACGAAGACGCCGTCGGTCATCGATCGGACGAGGTCGTTCATCGATGACAGCGAGAGCGACCGTGGCTGGTTCGCGTTCGTGAATCTGATGGACGCCCACCTGCCGTACTATCCGCCGGCGGAGTACCGCGAGACGTTCGTACCGGGCGTCGACCCGGACGACGTGTGCCAGAATTCGAAGGTGTACAATGCCGGCGTCCGGGACGTCGATGGCGACGAGTGGGACGACATTCGGGGCCTCTACGACGCCGAGATCGCCCACATGGACGCCGAACTCGGTCGCCTGTTGGACTGGCTCCGCGCAACCGGGCAGTGGGAGGACACGACCGTCGTCGTTTGCGCGGACCACGGCGAACTCCACGGCGAGCACGGGCTCTACGGCCACGAGTTCGCCCTCTACGACGAACTGATCAACGTTCCGCTGCTGGTGAAACACCCCGATCTCGAGGCCGGCCGACGCGACGACCTCGTCGAACTGCTGGATCTCTATCACACGACCCTCGACGCGCTGGCCGTCGACCCCGATGCCGTGGTTGGCGCTACTGCGGGCGACGGCCCCGTCCCTCGCGATCCGACGCGGTCGCTGCTCTCGAGCGAGTATCGAACGTTCGACGACGTTCGGGATCCCGATCCCGGCCAGCGAGCCGTCCTCGAGGGAGACGGCGACGCCGATTACGCGTTCGTGGAGTACGCCCAGCCGGTGATCGAACTGCACCACCTCGAGCGGACGGCGAGCGAGGCCGGTGTCACGCTCCCAGCGGACCACCGGGCCTACTCGCGGCTGCGAGCGGCTCGAAGCACCGACGGAAAATACGTCCGCGCGGATCTCGTTCCCGACGAGGGATTCCGGCTGGATACCGATCCGGACGAGCAGTCCCCCGTCGATCCGGCGGACGACCCCGTCGTCGCGGCGACCGAGCGAGCGCTCGCCCGGTTCGAGGACGCCGTCGGCGGCGCGTGGACGGAGCCGAGCGAGACGGACACTGACGACGTCGACGCCGTGGCCGACGCCGACGACGCGACTCGAGATCGGCTGCGCGAACTCGGGTATCTCGAGTGA
- a CDS encoding FAD-dependent oxidoreductase: MSDPFVVVGGDAAGMSAASKARRDDPDRDIVVFEKGQWVSYGACGLPYYIKGDIQSLEDLVSVTPEEFREERDIDLRTGHEVVEIDTDERTVTAEGDAGTVVQPYGNLLIATGSESIVPPIDGIDREGVYTLGSMSDGKELREYVARARDGEDLQQPDRGPACRYLEDCTGPVGVVGGGYIGIEMAEALAANGFEVNLFQRGDRVLKGFSDETSEHVADHLRDEDVALHLGAEVQELTGGDRVEAVVTADDRVEVEMVLIGTGVRPRTDLAEDAGIELGETGAIATDAYRETSAPDVYAAGDCAEATHVVTGEPAYVPLALTANRHGRAVGQTVTGTPTEGGDIAGTAAVKAFDVEAARTGILDPEEAREAGFDPVTETVTAKSRAGYYPEDGNVTITLTADRDSERVLGASLVSEYGEGAVHRSHAVVAALSEEATVADVENYDLAYAPPFNSTWDPILVAAKVLSGKLE, from the coding sequence ATGAGCGACCCATTCGTCGTCGTCGGCGGTGACGCAGCGGGAATGTCCGCAGCGAGCAAGGCGAGACGCGACGATCCGGATCGCGACATCGTCGTCTTCGAAAAAGGGCAGTGGGTGTCTTACGGCGCGTGCGGACTTCCCTACTATATCAAAGGTGATATACAGTCCCTCGAGGATCTCGTCTCGGTCACGCCCGAGGAGTTCCGCGAGGAACGCGACATCGACCTCCGGACGGGCCACGAGGTCGTCGAGATCGATACCGACGAGCGGACGGTCACTGCGGAGGGTGACGCCGGAACCGTCGTTCAGCCGTATGGAAACCTCCTGATCGCGACCGGGTCGGAGTCGATCGTGCCGCCGATCGACGGCATCGACCGCGAGGGCGTGTACACGCTCGGCTCGATGAGCGACGGGAAGGAACTGCGCGAGTACGTCGCTCGAGCCCGCGACGGCGAGGACCTCCAGCAGCCCGATCGGGGGCCGGCCTGTCGGTACCTCGAGGACTGTACCGGCCCCGTGGGCGTCGTCGGCGGCGGCTACATCGGCATCGAGATGGCGGAGGCGCTGGCGGCGAACGGGTTCGAAGTGAACCTGTTCCAGCGCGGTGATCGCGTGCTGAAGGGCTTCAGCGACGAAACGAGCGAGCACGTCGCCGACCATCTCCGGGACGAGGACGTCGCGCTCCACCTCGGTGCCGAAGTGCAGGAATTGACCGGCGGCGACCGCGTCGAGGCCGTCGTCACCGCCGACGACCGGGTCGAGGTCGAGATGGTGCTGATCGGGACCGGTGTTCGCCCTCGGACGGACCTCGCCGAGGACGCCGGCATCGAACTCGGCGAGACCGGCGCGATCGCAACTGACGCCTATCGCGAAACGAGCGCACCGGACGTCTACGCGGCGGGTGACTGCGCCGAGGCGACCCACGTCGTCACCGGCGAACCGGCGTACGTTCCGCTGGCGCTGACCGCGAATCGACACGGTCGCGCGGTCGGCCAGACGGTTACAGGCACGCCGACCGAGGGGGGCGATATCGCCGGCACGGCGGCGGTCAAAGCCTTCGACGTCGAAGCTGCACGTACTGGCATTCTGGACCCCGAAGAAGCCCGTGAAGCCGGGTTCGATCCGGTGACCGAGACTGTGACGGCAAAATCGCGTGCGGGCTACTATCCCGAAGACGGGAACGTCACGATCACCCTGACCGCCGACCGCGACTCCGAACGCGTCCTCGGGGCGAGCCTCGTCAGCGAGTACGGCGAGGGCGCAGTCCACCGCAGTCACGCGGTCGTCGCGGCGCTCTCGGAGGAGGCCACCGTCGCCGACGTCGAAAACTACGACCTCGCGTACGCGCCGCCGTTCAACAGCACGTGGGATCCGATCCTGGTCGCGGCGAAGGTGCTGTCGGGGAAGCTCGAGTAG
- a CDS encoding FixH family protein yields the protein MQFAKRLLVVGTIAVVLLGAVGPAVAHETQDLDGNEVTFGGADEPLITGERMWLEFDIVDAESGDPVENLSENLTASVQTGDHEKTALEISEKHGEPGVYEAPVVFTESGDYVVHLEGNIDASDVHTHFETEVRDRAELEYPDTDSETNDTSTSSADGNQTRLSGIGSGGGTVVAVGAIGVLAIGVAVVRRRR from the coding sequence ATGCAATTCGCCAAACGACTGCTCGTCGTCGGAACGATCGCGGTAGTGCTCCTCGGCGCGGTCGGCCCGGCCGTCGCCCACGAGACGCAGGATCTCGACGGAAACGAGGTGACCTTCGGCGGGGCCGACGAGCCGCTGATCACCGGCGAGCGGATGTGGCTCGAGTTCGACATCGTCGACGCGGAGTCGGGCGACCCGGTCGAAAATCTCTCCGAAAACCTGACAGCGTCCGTCCAGACGGGGGACCACGAAAAGACGGCCCTCGAGATCAGCGAGAAGCACGGCGAACCCGGCGTCTACGAGGCCCCGGTCGTCTTCACGGAGTCCGGCGACTACGTCGTCCACCTGGAAGGGAACATCGACGCCTCCGACGTCCACACGCACTTCGAGACGGAGGTACGGGACCGTGCGGAACTCGAGTACCCCGATACCGACTCGGAGACGAACGATACATCGACCTCCAGCGCGGACGGGAATCAGACCCGTCTGTCCGGTATCGGATCCGGCGGCGGCACTGTCGTCGCCGTCGGTGCGATCGGCGTCCTCGCGATCGGTGTCGCGGTCGTGCGCCGTCGACGATAG
- a CDS encoding winged helix-turn-helix transcriptional regulator produces the protein MDEPNHQLEVWCAGEDWCSITSTATLIGKKWHTVVIHRLLANGPLGFNALQEEIGGISSKVLSDVLDDLEEKRLVNREIVNEKPVRVEYSLTEVGESLEPVIEEMQAWGKEHLAAASDKDSSIA, from the coding sequence ATGGACGAACCGAATCATCAACTGGAAGTCTGGTGTGCGGGCGAGGACTGGTGTTCGATCACCTCCACCGCCACGCTAATCGGCAAGAAGTGGCACACCGTCGTCATTCACCGACTGCTCGCCAACGGGCCGCTCGGTTTCAACGCGCTTCAGGAGGAGATCGGCGGAATTTCGAGCAAGGTCCTCTCCGACGTGCTCGACGACCTCGAGGAGAAACGGCTCGTCAACCGGGAGATCGTCAACGAGAAACCGGTTCGCGTCGAGTACTCCCTGACCGAGGTCGGCGAATCGCTCGAGCCCGTCATCGAGGAGATGCAGGCGTGGGGGAAAGAGCACCTCGCGGCCGCGTCGGACAAGGATAGTTCAATCGCCTGA
- a CDS encoding glycosyltransferase yields MKIGFFTDSYFPEIDGVTYTIKLWREELERKGHEVYVIYPDGDYEPGDREFPVRSLPNPFYAGYRIPLTRRTSTLPELDVVHCHGPAPIGILGRYYAWKHDLPTIYTHHTPLEEYFHQSIKLESVAGLLSNCYVPVENAFLRSFDVVTASTERIERDVEHVQLPVGIDMDFFQPTAEDWYPDRTVIGYSGRLSMEKNVSEILRAAEELPAYDFVVVGEGPYRDSLERKAPDNVELRDFLPREELPTFYSSIDAFVTASTADTLGLSTLEANACGTPVAATDAPPFDRTIGPDNGERFAYGDLDSMVEAIETCLATDRETRAAVERYSVGYTMDHLDQLYHNVPLSKDEAPAEVETPWGFSEEERTQGD; encoded by the coding sequence ATGAAGATCGGATTCTTCACTGACAGTTATTTCCCCGAAATCGACGGCGTAACGTATACGATCAAGCTCTGGCGCGAGGAGTTAGAACGGAAGGGACACGAGGTGTACGTCATTTACCCCGACGGCGACTACGAACCCGGCGACCGCGAGTTCCCGGTGCGATCGCTTCCGAACCCGTTCTATGCCGGATATCGGATTCCCCTCACAAGACGCACCTCGACCCTCCCCGAACTCGACGTCGTCCACTGCCACGGCCCCGCCCCGATCGGCATCCTGGGTCGGTACTACGCCTGGAAGCACGACCTGCCGACGATCTATACGCACCACACGCCCCTCGAGGAGTACTTCCACCAGAGCATCAAACTCGAGTCGGTCGCGGGACTGCTCTCGAATTGCTACGTGCCGGTCGAGAACGCCTTCCTCCGGAGCTTCGACGTGGTGACCGCGTCGACGGAACGGATCGAACGAGACGTCGAGCACGTCCAACTCCCGGTCGGAATCGACATGGACTTCTTCCAGCCGACCGCGGAAGACTGGTACCCCGATCGGACGGTGATCGGCTACAGCGGCCGTCTCAGCATGGAGAAGAACGTCAGCGAGATCCTGCGGGCCGCCGAGGAGCTGCCGGCGTACGACTTCGTCGTCGTCGGCGAGGGCCCCTACCGCGACTCCCTCGAACGCAAGGCACCCGACAACGTCGAACTCCGCGATTTCCTCCCTCGGGAGGAGTTACCGACGTTTTACTCGTCGATCGACGCGTTCGTCACCGCGTCGACCGCCGACACGCTCGGCCTCTCGACGCTCGAGGCGAACGCCTGCGGGACGCCCGTCGCGGCCACCGACGCGCCGCCGTTCGACCGAACGATCGGGCCTGACAACGGCGAGCGGTTCGCGTACGGCGATCTCGATTCGATGGTGGAAGCCATCGAAACGTGTCTGGCGACCGACCGCGAGACCAGAGCGGCCGTCGAACGCTACTCGGTCGGGTACACCATGGATCACCTCGACCAGTTGTACCACAACGTGCCCCTCTCGAAAGACGAGGCTCCGGCGGAGGTCGAGACGCCGTGGGGATTCTCCGAGGAAGAGCGAACGCAGGGCGACTGA
- a CDS encoding glycosyltransferase family 4 protein, whose translation MKISHYFEFEDHVTGGIRESVVHQRKMLDRLDLEYTVEPTLEADVLHCNLMGPRSVWYARRARSRGIPVVANTHVTAEDFGDSFRFTNALAKPLKPYLRWAYGLADALVCPSEYNQRLIETYTDTPTRVVSNGVDREKLEGFESLEAEYRDRYDLDPPTVFLVGHVIKRKGLETFVELARRLPELDFAWFGPLDLSLKGRETTKLIEGAPENCTFTGYVDDIRGAYAAGDIFCFPTHEENEGIALLEAMSAGKPVLVRDIETFSWLADGEDSLKVAGSGVSGFADALERLADPELRNRLGTNARRRSEEFSLETVADRYQSLYEEVV comes from the coding sequence ATGAAAATCAGCCACTACTTCGAATTCGAGGACCACGTCACCGGCGGCATCCGCGAATCCGTCGTCCACCAGCGGAAGATGCTGGATCGGTTGGATCTGGAGTACACGGTCGAGCCGACCCTCGAGGCCGACGTACTCCACTGCAACCTCATGGGGCCTCGGTCGGTCTGGTACGCCAGACGGGCCCGGTCTCGCGGTATTCCCGTCGTCGCGAACACGCACGTGACGGCTGAGGACTTCGGGGACAGTTTTCGCTTCACCAACGCCCTCGCCAAACCGCTGAAACCGTACCTCCGATGGGCGTACGGACTGGCCGACGCCCTCGTCTGTCCGTCCGAGTACAACCAGCGGCTCATCGAGACCTACACCGACACGCCAACGAGGGTCGTCTCGAACGGCGTCGACCGCGAGAAACTCGAGGGGTTCGAGTCGCTCGAGGCGGAGTACCGCGATCGGTACGACCTCGACCCGCCGACCGTCTTCCTCGTCGGCCACGTCATCAAGCGCAAGGGCCTCGAGACGTTCGTCGAGCTCGCTCGCCGGCTGCCGGAGCTTGACTTCGCGTGGTTCGGGCCGCTCGATCTCTCGCTGAAGGGACGGGAGACGACGAAACTGATCGAGGGTGCCCCCGAGAACTGCACGTTCACCGGCTACGTCGACGACATTCGCGGTGCCTACGCGGCGGGCGACATCTTCTGTTTCCCGACGCATGAGGAGAACGAGGGAATCGCGCTGCTCGAGGCGATGAGCGCCGGGAAGCCGGTCCTCGTTCGGGACATCGAGACGTTCTCGTGGCTCGCGGACGGCGAGGACAGCCTCAAGGTGGCCGGATCCGGCGTGAGCGGATTCGCGGACGCGCTGGAGCGACTCGCGGATCCGGAGCTCCGGAACCGGCTCGGAACGAACGCGAGGCGACGGAGCGAGGAATTCTCGCTCGAGACGGTCGCGGATCGGTATCAGTCGCTCTACGAGGAGGTGGTCTGA